The DNA window attaaaaaatatgcataaaaaaatatagttcGCCAGTTTAATTTCTCTGTAAATATCCTCGTCAGAATTAAAAAAACTTATCAAATctaaaaaatgagaaaaaaatacgaaaaaaagaaagaaattaattagaataattattataaatcaATAGTGTTGATGGAACGTTATAGTACATTTGAGCGTTAGATCAGTATCATGTTAGCGTTGTATCGACAtcatgttaaaaaaataataataaatatataaataacggATTAACACTGAAATTTGAAGCACAGATTATTTATAAATTGACTAAaacaaaattacaattttttttaaaataaagaataatatttttagaccaataaataataatattggaATTACTTAAAAAGTAAGGATTGCACATGCCAACGGCTCCACTGACGGCGTTTTTAACCGGTTTTTACGCGGCCTACCGTCTGCCGTTTCGCTTTCCCCTTCAAAACTGTTTGCCAACAATTCTTATCTTCTCGTCTCATTGGATAAATTTTTAACCTTTATTCTTGGTCGATAGTCTCTGGTTTCTTCGGCCTTGAGTTGAAGGATCGACAAAGCAATAGGTGCGTATGTACAGAATATATTGTAGATTGTTTTGGTATTGGTTATTTTTGGAAGATGTATAATGGGTTGAGATTGGGGTTGGTATAATGTAGGAATCTCTTGTTCTCTCTGGTGAAAGTTCGAATTTTTTTCTGGGTTttctgtttttttatttttttgcttgGAAGTAGAATTAACATTTTATTGTCGTGAATTATGTGATTCATGCATTGGCTCCTAGGAAATTTTTCGTTTTTACCTTTTGATTTGTTGATTATATGCTTTGTGCACATTTTGTGGTATAGTTTGGAATTTGACGTTGGAACTTGATTATTatgaatttgaaaattatttgtgtatttttatgCTTGTGAGTAATGGAGATAGGTTGATTGTGTGCTTGTATTAGGTTAGATTTTTACAAGAAGGAAGTAAAAAATCAAAGTTGTTGATAGATTTTGATTGATGTGCTTTCTCCTATTTTCTTTTTAAGTTTTGTTCCAGAATCCTGTTATGGTTAGAAATTCTACGAAAAATAGGTTGGTCAATCTTTGTTTATGATATAAATCAGTTTATTAAAAAACTTTGTTTTGTAAGAAATGATAGATAATGATTTGGAGATCCTGTCTAGGAAAATCAGGTTTCTTGCTTTAGTTTAGCTATTCACGTCCACTTTTGATTagaattaaaattttgatttagtTCATTGTGTAATGTGAACTTACATACTGGTGGTCACTCTTTGTTTTTTGCAAGTCAGTTGGGGGAAAACTAAGGATAGGATGGTTGATGTAACGAATTGTGTGTCTTTGGATGGGCCTGACGATGGTTCTGTTGCAAATGGTTCCAGTTTTTACACTGATTTCCGATGGTTGATGAAATCCGAGCTGAACCGCTTAGATACAGTTTTAGTTACAACTCTGGGTGGATTTGGTTTCGGTTTAATTACAATTTTTACTGATTTAACTCGCAATTTATCTATTTTGTGTTATGGATAAAGGGGATAAAGGAGATTTATACCATTATAATTTGTAGCATCTACAGCAAGATCATACAAACATATTTATCATCTGGCTTTTGCTTTTTCCTAAATCCATAAAATTACTTCTTTATCATGTTGTGATCATTGGTTGTATTCTATCTGTACGAGTCAATTTAGCTTACCTTACTTGAGTAGAAAATGACTGTTTCAATGTTATTCTTTTTATTAAACTTAATTATGTTTGTGTGGAATGAGAGGACTTTTTCTAACTAAAGCAGCATACATACATTTTCAGGAGGAAGTTAGCCGAGGTAACAAATCTTCGGTCACAAATCTTCAagaaataattttgtttttttctttgaaTCCGATAGTGGAAGATAACCATGTGCGAGCTAGATCCCGATGTTGTTAGGTGGGGCCTTCACCTTTTAGATGTTTGCTCTCTTTCAAATAACGGTTCTCCAGAAACTCTTACCTGCTATGAGAATGATTTGTCTCGATCCGTTACTGTGGAGGAAGGATTTAGTTATCCGACAAGCTCTGTTGTGGATGAAGGATTTTGTTACCCAACACACTCAGTTGTGGAGAATGATGAAGTAATCGCACATGCTCTTCAGGAAGAATTATCAAGGCTTGCGACTGCAGAAGCATCGGAATCCGCATCTGCTATGGAGGAACATCAAAATGAATCTGTTCTTTCTCGGGATTGGCTTGGCCATTCAAACAGGTTCTTGAATTCTGGTATGAGAAACCCATGTTTATGCCTTTTTTTCTTATGTTTACTTAGCAGTTCTTTTGTTTTTTCAACCATGTGTCtgagttaaaaatattttttattagaaATAGAAACAAGTGTATGCTTGGGAATATTATTCTAAAGTCGTTTTTAATtgtgaaataaaaggaagggaTATGAAATGAAGGAAGCCTATAAAGAGGGTGAAATTTGGATAAAATTTGGAAGGTAAAatgataattattaattagttGGTAAAATCGATCCAATAACTGAAATAAGGGGTACTTTTTTCTGTTTCTTCCAGTGTTTCGATTTATGATTTCTTGGAAAAGACATGATCCAAGATGGTCTACTTGTTAATGTTACTAAAGaaacaaaaaagaaaataaaaatagaaatgtGTTCCTTCAGGTGAGAACAACGATCAAGATGCCTTGCCAGAGATAGAAGATGAATCGGCTCTTGACAGTGAATTGGGTAAAAGACTGAACCAGATGGTTCCCATTCCTGTGAGtttaccatatatatatatatatctctttAATTAATGAGAAAATTTCCTTTATCATTGTAAAACTTCGTTAAGCAGCTAAAGTGGCGGGTTCTTTTCCACGTGACGTATTTTAGGATCAGTTTATTACCAAATGTATAACAAATAACTCATCTCTTGCTATTTATTAAGTTTGGGTATTATCTAGTCAAAATACTTGGTGCCATGGtcttttttgtttcttttcctttttttaattcattatttcaaaattacagTTTAATCTCTCACTAGCTTTCATAATTATGGTATGatcatcatttaaatataataaaatcaaaTTGCAATATGTAATAAATTCAAATTGCATTATGATGGGTTATTAATTTTTACAATCatgatattatttatatttgaatataaatcaaattattattattaattataaaaaggACTATACAAGCACGCAATGCTTATCAAAGGTCACTAGTAGTTATTAGTAGTGTCTTTGACTTATTGGTTTACTTTTATCTGTCGCAGCACATTCCTAAAATTAATGGAGAAATACCATCTGCTGACGAAGCCATGTCAGATCATGAAAGGCTGCTGAATAGGTCTTTTTTTTCTCTCCTGTCCTTCGCATTCTCGTTTCAAGCGTTAGATTATTTGGTTTGAGTTTGCAGTCAACTGAAAGCTTTCTCGAGCTTCAACCTCAATTTACTAATTTTATGGACAAGAAAAAAATTCAAGGTTAAAAGTCCAATGAGGCAATAAATACTATTATATAATTTTGAGCAAAACACAAACTGAACAGTTGGATTGAAGTACTGTTTGAACAAAGTATGTTTATTCTCTTGGGGAAACCAAATAACCATGCATAAAAGAAGCGGACAGAAACCGTGCTGCTGGCTCATTACTGAGTCTGGTCCTTCACTAGTAAACAATttatttcttgaaaaaaaagATGAGGGAAGCACAAAATAGGGAAATGAGGCAGTATTTTGTTGAATACGAATTTCCTTTTCAATTTCTATTATGCGTTGACTGTGCGAAATAGTAGCAAAACACAGCTTAGGGAAATGTCGAGACTTTTTGTGACTTGCATACCAGGAGATAAACGCATACAAATTTTTTTACCATGGCCCaatttttaatctttttttaGACAAGCTAGGACtaaagaatatatattcctataCTTGAGGGGTTTGTTAAGTTTATTATGAAAAGAtattgtaaatatatataaagtatTTCTTTTCATTAGGAAAATTTGAAGGAATTGATTGATTATACTGCAACTTTTTTCCTTTTTAGAGGTTCAGATTAGATTTCCCCTTGTATAAATAAATGTGATTGTGGAATGAATAGAACACCTAGATCAAGTATTCTCTTGTAGGTCTGCTCAGGGTTTCATACTTTTATTGCCTACTGACCTGAATGATCTTTTCTTTGGGTACTACTCACTCCTGGGTTGTTGTCCATAAACAAGTTCACAAAATCAGATTCATGACACATTGACACTTGTATAATCTGATGTATGATGACTGGTGATTTCTTTGACAAATTTTGTTGTTTGACAGTCCATTTTGATTGGTTTTTTTAAACTCCTGTTTTGCCATTTTATGATTCAGATTGCAGTTATATGACTTGGTCGAACTAAAAATTTCAGGGGATGGTAATTGTCAGGTGAGTCCTGGATATCTATCTCTGTACTCTCAACTACTTACTACATACTTATGGAATTATACACCCAGCatattagtaaaaaaaaattacgttCAAACTTTTGTGGTATGCCCATGTCACCAAGCAATGATCAACCTTTTTAAAGAGTAGTATTTTTATACTACGTACCCCCATATTGACGGTTAGACAGACTCCTACCCATTTATTAGAAACTCGAATTATGAAGAGGGTGACTTGGCTAAAATTATGGGTTTCGTTCTGTGAGTGTAGATAGGTTCTAGCGAAGAACAGGTCCAATGACCCTCCTTGGCTATATATCTATCATGAAGGAAAATAGCTTTTTGAATGATGCACAATTATGTAAACTACCCGAATAAtagaaattaagtttccaaatATTTCCTGTGAGCAGTGAATAGTTCCCTGTGAGTGAACGATGAAAATTACATGAAAATACATCATTTCTTGAAATTGATCGGAAGATTTATGTGGAAACAATATTCCTGCATTCGTATAGTGTGTAGCTCTTGGTATTAGACATTTTTGTGTTGTTATTTTTGATCTAATTCAATCCATCACAACCAAGCCCCTTGTTCTGTCTACAGTTTCGTTCATTGGCAGATCAAATATACAGGACCCCACTGCATCACAAATCTGTGAGAACTCAAGTAGTTAACCAGGTTTCTTGTGATTTGACAATGCAATATGCTTTCATCCTTGAATTTAGAAATTTCAATTTTCCTTATGTGATGCATGCACACCATTTGTAATATTCTGCTTTTTGTATGTGCTAATCATCAGCTAAAGTCGCAACCTGAGTTATATGAGAATTATGTCCCGATGTCCTATGACGACTACTTGAGGAGAATGAGCAAGTATGTTTTTGTATAAAGCTGTGTCATTTTCCTTTCCTCTGTTGGTTACATATACTTGAAATATATTTTGCATGATTGCAGAAATGGAGAATGGGGTGATCATGTGACATTGCAGGCTGCtgcagattttgtatgattTCTTTCGATCCTCGTCTCTGACCTTATTATTCTTGTACCTTTTTTACCCGTTTGCATATTGATGTAATATAAAGTAGATTATATTTTGATCATGGTTTTGACTCGTTTCGTGTCACTGCAATTGATTTTCAATGTTGATTCTATTTAGATCAAATAGTTGGTTTCTTTTAATGGCAGTTTGGAATCAAGATCTTTGTTCTTACATCATTCAAGGACACATGTTATATTGAAATTCTTCCTCAAATGCAGAAGTCAAATAGAAGTAAGTTTTTGTGCTAATTTTTAATCCCTTTCTTTATGCGTGTTTGGATGAAGGTTTTTGCGATGCATCTGAAAatcaatttaaaatgatttcatTCCGTAGCTCACTGCAAAATAAGAATTGGAAGCTTGACTTTGGTTCTGTTAAATGGTTCACATATTCAACTTTTGTTCCAATGcagttatattcttgagtttctGGGCTGAGGTGCACTACAATTCAATTTATCCATCAGAAGGTATTTATGTTTAACAAATGGAATTTGCTCGTATACTACTGAATTCAAATGGAATTCCTACTGTTTCTATTTTATCCCACATGATCGTATTTGTCatgtatttctttttcttttcttttcctttttttgtAGAATTTCCGGTCGCCGAGAGTAAGAAGAAGAAGCGGTGGTGGTGGACATGAATGTAGGCGTGACTCGAAAATCTACACATTTTCTGACAAATATCAAACCATTGATTTTTTTTGGTTTACGTATTATATGAGCTTGGCATGTACATATCAATTTTGACTACTTCTTTACTCGGCTTTTACACtaaattttatatttgtatATCAGATTTCATTGTTATCAGCTGTTTATGCATAAAGTagcaattatatttttatatgggAATGGAAATCAAGTGCAATACACAACTTAATTAGCACGGTTTTTCTAAGAGTTGAAGGCTTTATGAAAtagtgaaaatatttgagactcaATTTTTAGAAATAGGCCAGAACAAGGTTGCGAGCGCACACGCACATATATGTGTGTTTTTTTCTTACTACATGGTGGTTGATATTTTTTTGTGATCCTATATATTTTTACCTATTTGGGAGTGGTTTAAGCCGTGGTATGCAAGTATTTGAGTAAGAACAAGTTCTTCACTATTTGTTAACTTTCCATTTTAGAACGAATGAACAATAACTGGTCGGGTTTTCAACAGAGAAAATTGATATGTTCATGCTATTTATGAGGATGTTTTGAATCCCAAAAATAGTTTATCTGGATATATCTTTTCATGTTccggaaaaatattttttcccaaATATATTTTGAGAGGCTGAACTAGAAAATGTTATATATAGAATTTTAATAATGGATGGGTTATGAAAAATGATGAAACAGAACAACGTTGATATTTTCCTGTCAGTAATTGCAAAGCgatatttcaagaaaatatgGCTGAACATCAAAACATCTGTTTATTATAATGTGTAATGTGCACAAGCTTATATACCCAGATCAGTTCTTTACAAAATTAATAAGCCATATACACAAAAAAGGAAAACATGAATTTCGACAAGTTTTCAAGTAATCATGAGCAGACTAAACAAAATAATCGAGAAGATCTAACCTACCTTATTCAGCAAAACTATATCAACACAAAGTTCCATCATATACAAACCATAAATGCCTATAAACATCGTTCGTCAGCTTAAAATCGGATCATTTCGAAGAGGGATTAGATGAGGATTGCCCAATGTGCTTCTCTGTAAAAtgatatcataaaatatcagTTGTTTGATTATGAAATAGAACCGTttgacaacaacaaaaaaagaaccTTCATTTACAGTAAATTCTTCTCGTAAACGTACACGTACCTCCAGTTGCAACGAGCTTTTCGACAAGGGAAACAATGTGTTTGCCGTAAGTATATTTCTTGAGTGTATTCAGGTGAACCTTGATGCGAGAAAGGATCAATTCACGGCTCTGATCATCACAAGTCTCCAGTACCCTTTGGACGACGTAATTTCCAAATTGATCTTTCATCATAGCCTGAAATTTGCAATTTAAACACTTTCTTTTCAGTGTTTGTTTTTTGTAACCTGAACTGAAATTTCAAATTGTTATACCAATATTTCTAGCTACAAAAGGTGACACGACACACCTGTAATGGCTCATTTTCATCGGTTGTACCAAGAATCTCATTCACCAAGAGTTTACGTTCTTCTGGACCACCAAACGTCAAGCACTTTTCAATAACATTGGAGGCATATTTTTGTTGACTCATCTTCACAATTTGTCCAGCAAGCTTTCGGATAATCTCTGCTCGCTCATGTGGTTTACCATGCTGCAAAACATGCTAAACAAAACAGAAAAGGATATTGAGTAAGACGGATTGTACAAGTCTTACGAATATATAACTATTGTCATCTAGATGGATATATGAAGAAATTTCCAACATAAACAATAGTACATAGTTTATGAAATGTAAAAGCACAAGAAATTTTCGACATCCATCCTGAAAATGTACAACCAGTCTAATATTCTGATCAAAATATGTTGTCATCAAGGGTTGATCCTTAACAGGGGGGGAACATGGATCATTTACGTTTTTAGTTTACTCATTAGTAATATTACCTAAAACGCACTACCATAATGGTGGACCGATCAACTGAATGCAACATCAACTGAgaatctgatgaaataatatgtTTATCCACTTGATTTATAGATTTTCTTATTTGAAAAAAGACTCTCAGGAGATGGGGAAGGTAGAGGGGGGATTCACCAGATCCCTCACAATGTAACAATGACCAAAGTTTTTTTTGACAAAGAGCAAGATAGAAGTTTGAAATTCGATAACCACTAACATCCAAATCAGTCATAGTGTAAATGCGTAGTAGGCATCTCATTATATAGATATAATCCTTATGACAGTCAGATACAGTTAAATACCTGAATGACATAATTCCCATATTGGTCCAGCGCTAGGTTACAAACTGAGCTCATTATTTCATCCATGATGATCTGTTGATTCTTTGTGTCACCACAATACTCGAGGACCCTCTAATGACAAGAAAAATGATTGCACTCGTCAATAAATAGGACCCAATGTCTTATTCAAAAAACCCATCTAAAATACTAACCTGAATGACACGACAGCCATAAGCATGTGTGGATAAATTCACAACTTGCCCCAACAATGATGATATTATACTTTGAATTCGATCTTGAGGAATACACTCGATGCATTTCTGAATTACATGATTACCATTCTGATCACGAACACATTTGAGCACTGAACCATCAAGCTCCTTTACCATCTCAGTCTGCTGCTCGACATCAACCACTTCCAAGGCCTATTATCAGATTAACATGTTAACGAAATCCATTAAGGCATATGCAAATAGGAAAAAAGAATAAGAAAGAACTTTATTATCTAATCTTTGCTTTTTTCATGAAGTGAAGATTTTTCATTATTGAATCATCGCTAATACAgaaaggaatagtaaaacttcAGAAGGTGCAATAGAGCATAAAAGTAGACCTTCTGTATAACTCTGCAACCATACATCTGTAGACTGAGAGGTAAAACATGACCAATCAGGTGCCTGGCTAACTCCTTTCGCTGACTATCAGTTCCATGCTCCAAGAACTGCCCATCAAAACAATAACAGTCTTGTGATTGGAACAGTTTTCATTTATAACAAAAGTATAAAAACATTACTTTTTGTATGACATAATTCCCAAAGACATCGGTCATCAAGTTATGAGCATGAGGAATAATCTCTGAGAATATCTTGATCTTCTCATTGACAGTGGCAGTCTCTAGCTTCTGCTGAATGAAGCGACTTCCGTGCTGATCCATACTGCATCATACAAGGGGGAAAAAGAACTCAGAGACCAAGTAAACTAAAACAATGTACCTGTTGCTGATGATTCATACCTGAACTCAATAACATGA is part of the Primulina eburnea isolate SZY01 chromosome 1, ASM2296580v1, whole genome shotgun sequence genome and encodes:
- the LOC140823739 gene encoding OVARIAN TUMOR DOMAIN-containing deubiquitinating enzyme 9-like, with the translated sequence MCELDPDVVRWGLHLLDVCSLSNNGSPETLTCYENDLSRSVTVEEGFSYPTSSVVDEGFCYPTHSVVENDEVIAHALQEELSRLATAEASESASAMEEHQNESVLSRDWLGHSNRFLNSGENNDQDALPEIEDESALDSELGKRLNQMVPIPHIPKINGEIPSADEAMSDHERLLNRLQLYDLVELKISGDGNCQFRSLADQIYRTPLHHKSVRTQVVNQLKSQPELYENYVPMSYDDYLRRMSKNGEWGDHVTLQAAADFFGIKIFVLTSFKDTCYIEILPQMQKSNRIIFLSFWAEVHYNSIYPSEEFPVAESKKKKRWWWT